CTTTCTTCCGGCCCGACTGTTCCGCACGGTCCTTCGCAGGAAATGTTGCTGAAAGAGGTCTGGAAAAAAGCAGGCATCAGCGAAACTGGTCCTGATTATATTGAAGCACATGGTACGGGAACTGAAATTGGTGATCCCATTGAAATGAATTCAATTATTCATTTACTACCCAAACAAAGGGAAACTCCGGTATATGTGGGAACGGTAAAATCTAATCTCGGACATCTTGAAGCAGCTGCCGGAGTTGCCGGATTTATAAAGACCGTACTTGCACTGGAGCATAAAAAAATTCCTGGAAACCTTCATTTTAATACACCTTCGGCTCATATCAACTGGGAAGATTCGTGTATTGAAATACCAAAGAAAACCGTAGAATGGGAATCAGAAAAACCAAGAACAGCCGCCATAAGTTCTTTTGGACTCAGCGGAACCAATGCGCATATCGTTCTTCAGGAATATGAATCTCCTTTCTCGTCCGATGAAGAGACATCGAAAAAAGCTTTACTGTGGCCGCTTCGTTTCAGTGCCCGAAATCAATCATGCCTAAGGGATCAATGGGCTGCTTTTGCACTTTTCCTAAAAGAAAATGAAAACGTGAATATAAAAGAGCTTTCCTACAGCCAAAATACATCCAGAGCTGATTTTAAGGAAAAGCAGATGGTGTGGGCAGCAAGCCGGGATGAAGCACTCGAAATACTGGAAGCTGCGCTTGCCGATGAATCAGATAGCGTAAATATCCATGGATTATGGAGAAGCAGCAACGATGTACCGGAAGATATTCATTCGACACAAAAAATATTCGCAGAGTGGATAGCGGGAAAAAAGATTGATTGGAAAACCTTTTATCAGGGATCCAATACACGTAGAATTATGGTTCCGAACTACCAGTTCAGGGAAAAAGTATTTGGTTTAAAAACAACCTGATACCAAGGAAAAATATCAGAATAAAGAAAACAATTAAAACAATAATGTGACTACAATAGAACAAGAATCTCCAAAACTAATACTGACAAGTGTTTCAGAAGCTTTCGAGTATCTTCAGAAGAACCTCATGGAGGAACTGAAGCTTGACGAAGATGAACTTGACGAGCTGGAAAATGATGAAAACCTCTTTACCATTGGTCTGGACTCTATTGCCATGGCCGATCTTACCGCAAGATGGAAGAAAGAGCTGGGCATTGAGGTGAGAAGCACAGATTTTCTGAGAGAACCTACTTTGCAGAGCTGGGCAGAATTTATATTTGAACAAATCGACACCCAAAACGACATACTGGCCTCCGAAGATCCTATTTTTAATTTATATGAAAATGATACCGAATCACGCCATGACCAGTTTAAACTAAGCGAGATACAGAATGCTTATGTGGTCGGCAGAAATACAGAATTACCCTGGGGCGGCATCAGCTGCTACGGATATTTTGAAATGAATACCACCCATCTCGATACCAATGCGTTGCAGCTTGCAGTAAATGATCTGGTCAAAAGGCATGAAATGCTTCGTATAAGAATCGACAACAATGGTTTTCAGAGGATTTTACCTACAATGAATTATCATGTAACAATCTACAGATTACAGGAAAACAGCGATCTGGAAGTACATTTAAAAGAAATCAGAAATCAGATGAAAAGCCAGATCATTCCTTTGGATCACCCATTATTTGATCTTCGGGTCAGCGAAATGGAAAAAGGAACGTGGCGTATCCATTTCGGAATGGATTTTATTGCGAGTGACGCGTTGAGCCTTCGTCTTTTCTGGAGGGATCTGTCTGTTTTATATTCACAGAGGCTTAAAAATGATCCCTATCAAAAACCGTTACCGGAAATTAAAGCTTCCTACAAGGATTATCTCAACTATCTTGAGCTCAGAAAAAATACCGACCGTTATCATGAAGATCGCAATTACTGGCTGAACAGGCTGGATACATTATCTGCTCCTCCCCGATTACCTTTAAAAAAACAGATCAGCGCTTTCGGTCATACCGCAGAAGAATTTTCTCATTTTGAACAAACTTTTACCCGGAAGCAATGGGAAAAATTCTGCCTTCATGCAGCACAGAAGAAACTGACTCCCACAGCAGCCCTGATGAGCCTTTTTTCTGAAGTACTTTCCGCATGGGGTGCAGGATCTCAGTTTGGATTAATGCTTACGGTTTTCGAAAGAGATCCCGTGCATCTGGATATTGATCAGGTAATTGGTGATTTTACACATCTATCTCTTCTGAGCATTAACCGACTTGAAAAAAGTCTGGAAGAAAACGCTATCGCTTTGCAGTGGCAGATACAGGAGGATTTAGAACATACCACCTATTCTGCCGTGGAAGTTGTGAAAGAACTTAACCGTATCAATCCCTCCGCGGAACTTTTTTATCCGGTTGTTTTCACAAGCGCACTGGGTTTAAGCAAAGACGGAAATGATTTGGGAGATCCCTCTTTATTTGGAAATGTAGGATATTCTTCCTCGCAAACACCACAAGTCTGGCTGGATGCTCAGGTCATGACCAAAAACGGAGACATGATCATAGCGTGGGATGCTTTAAATACCATATTTCCTGAAAGTCTTATCTCTAAAATGTTTGACGCGTATGCCAACCTCATCGAAAAATCAATACGGGAAATATCCTTTTGGGAAACAACCATAACTGACCTTAGACCTCAGGATCAGACTGATATTCAGAATTTAGTAAACAAGACCTTTCATGACAATCCGGATTTGCGGCTGCACCAACAGATCTTGGAGCACGCAAAAAATAATCCTGAGAGTACGGCTATTATTTATGAAGGAAAAACCTACTCTTATCGGGAATTGATTGAAAGAGCAAACCATATTTCATCATTACTGCAAAAACAGAATGTCCAGAAAGGAGCCCGAATTGTCATTCAGATGAAAAAATCATTTGATTCTGTGGCTGTGATTCTTGGTATTGTTCAGTATGGGGCATCGTATATTCCCATGTCACACAATAATCCTGAAATCAGGACGATAGAAATCATTCAGCAGTCAGAAGCACATGGTTTCATTACAGATCAGGAATTTGATATTCAATCGATACAATATGAAAGCTTCTTTTACGTAAAACACGCTGATATTGCATGGGATTTTGTTGATTTTAAACCCAATCCTATTTCTAAGGATGACGTTGCCTATATCATTTTCACCTCCGGATCTACAGGGAAACCTAAAGGGGTTGTCATTACCCATGAGGCAGCCATTAATACTGTATTGGATGTCAACAGACGCTTTCAGGTAAGCAGCCGGGATTCCGTATTGGGAGTTTCTGCCTACAGCTTTGACCTGTCTGTATATGATATTTTCGGGGTGCTGGGAGCGGGAGGAAAGCTCATTGTTCCCACTGAAGAAGAACGCATTGACCCTATTGCATGGAAATCTCTGATCCATCAGCATCAGATCACGGTATGGAACTCTGTTCCCGCTTTGTTCAATATCCTGCTGGATTCCCTTTCGGAGCAAACGCAGCTTCCGATTCAAAAAGTTTTTTTATCTGGAGACTGGATTCCGTTATCTACCTTTGAACGGATGAAAAAACGTATGCCGCAAGCTGATCTTGTGAGCATGGGAGGGGCTACCGAGGCTTCTATATGGTCGAATTATTATAAAGTGACGGAAATCAAAGAAGGCTGGACTTCCATTCCTTACGGTTTTCCTCTGTCCAACCAGGCATTTTATATTCTGGATGAATTTGGAAAACCTTGCCCTGAATTTGTTAAAGGAAAACTTCATATTGCAGGAAAAGGCCTTGCCAAAGGATATTGGGGACGTGAAGATTTAACACAAAAAACATTTTATATCCACCCTTCGCTTCATATCAGACTTTACGATACGGGAGATTACGGACAGTATTTGGAAGGAGGACTTATAGAATTTCTGGGACGAAAAGATGATCAGCTCAAAATCAATGGCTACCGTATAGAGATCGGAGAAATACAGATGGCTTTTCAGCAGTGTGATCCTGCTTTAGACCCTGTAATTCTTTCTATAGGTGAAAAGGAGGCTCATAAAAAACTCGTCGCGTTTGTCAAATCAGATGAAGCTAACTTTTCTGAATCTGAATTAAAAAGCAAACTCGCTAATTATCTTCCGCCTTATTTTATTCCCGATGCTATCATTGCATTGGCAAGCTATCCCGTAACCGCCAACGGAAAGATAGACCGTACTCAATTGGTACAAATTGCCACAGAACGAACCTCTTCCCAACCGGAAAAAACAATTCTGAAAACAGAAATGCAAAACAGAAATACCCATCCTGTTCTGAAAGTAGTCCGCGATGTATTTAATATGCCGGAACTGACTGATCAGGATCAATTCAACGAACTGGGCGTTTCTTCTATGGATATTATCCGCTTGGCAAATCAGCTGGAAACCCAGTTTCTTGACCGCCCTACAGTGGGTGATATGGTAAGACTGTCTTCTGCAGCTGAACTTATCGATTATTATCTTGATAAAAATATTCAATTGGATAAACTGGAAGATAATCCAATTCACTCTGTTCCGCCTCAGTATCTTTTATATTCGGCAGAACAGATGAACTATCTGAACGGATTACCCCTTATGGATCAGTTGGAAGAAAGACAACGTTATAAAAAAAGCCGTATTGCACAGCGTAAAGATTTGGGTGCTAACGATCGGATTTCATTAGCTGAAACATCAAAAAATGAAACCCACAGCTCCTGGAGAAAAAGTTATAGAAATTTCCTTGACCGAATGGTTCTTTTTGAAGAATTCAAAGCCTATTTAAACTTATGTTCTGCTCAGCTTATGGATCAGCGGGCACGTTTTAATTACGCTTCATCGGGAGGAATTTATCCTGTACAGATTTACATCACCGTTTTCGGGAATAAAGTAGAACATGTGAAGGAAGGTTATTATTATTTTGATCCTTATCAGCAGGAACTGATATTCATTTCGGATGATCATGTAATCCATCCTTCTCAGCTTAATTTTAATCATGAATGGCTGGATCAGGGTGCTTTTGCAATACATCTTGTTGCTGATATGCAGGCTATTTACCCTGTTTATCAGAAAGAATCTCTTCGATTCTCAATGCTGGAAGCCGGATTTATGGCACAACTGCTGGAAGCGGACGGAGCACAATATCAGATTGGAAGCTGCCAGTTGGGAGGTTATGATTTTGAACAGATCAGAAAAAATCTTCATCTTTCAGAACAGCATTATTACCTGCACACCTTAATTGCCGGACCTATCGATTTTCAATCTGAAAAAGCCAAGATGCAGGCAGAACGTGATGCCTTTGAATGGCAGAAACACACAGCTTCATTAAACATTTTGGTATCCGAATGCGAAGAAAAAGAAATTCAGCTTTGGGTGGAAGATGAGAAATTGAAATTCAGAGCACCTGAAGGAGCACTTACCCCCGATCTTCTGGAAAAATTAAAATTTCAAAAGACATTTCTGATTCCTTATCTGCATTCAGAAACCTTTAAGCTTTACCAGGAAAAGCACGGCAGATTTGAGCTTACCCCAATACAGTCGGCATTTCTGATGGGAAGAGATCATTCTTTTGAACTGGGAAATGTAGGCTCCCATTACTACAGCGAACTGAAATGGCCTCATCTGGATGTTGAGAAACTTGAAAAAACTGTCAACCGCATCATAGGACTTCACGATGCACTGAGAACAGTCATTTATGAAGACGGCACCCAAGCCGTTTTACCGGAACAGCCTTATTATAAGATTAAATTGTCAGATGAGCGCCCTGAGAATATCCGCAAAGAAAGATCTCATCATAAATATCCTCTGGGCAAATGGCCGATGTTTCATTTTGAAGTGAGCAGACCGGATACGGAAAATACACT
The sequence above is a segment of the Chryseobacterium sp. MYb264 genome. Coding sequences within it:
- a CDS encoding type I polyketide synthase — its product is MENNNTDRSDIIRKALEEIRRLKKQLEEKQESTFEPIAVIGMACRFPKGAQNPEKFWKALKNQEDLIGAVPEKRSEEILGGSWEGSPFLKEAGYLEEDIDAFDHRLFRFSPREAERTDPQQRLFLKVCWEALENAGYPPDSLRGSKTGVYAGVMLMEYMQQLASERKLTAQFEPYDVSGNGFSFMSGRASYFFGFQGPGMTTDTACSSSLVSIDQACKGLWMGDCDMALAGGVNLLLSQESTALFSSLNILSPECRSKSFDAEANGTVRGEGCGIVILKKLSDAQKAGDHIHAVIKASGVNQGGLSSGPTVPHGPSQEMLLKEVWKKAGISETGPDYIEAHGTGTEIGDPIEMNSIIHLLPKQRETPVYVGTVKSNLGHLEAAAGVAGFIKTVLALEHKKIPGNLHFNTPSAHINWEDSCIEIPKKTVEWESEKPRTAAISSFGLSGTNAHIVLQEYESPFSSDEETSKKALLWPLRFSARNQSCLRDQWAAFALFLKENENVNIKELSYSQNTSRADFKEKQMVWAASRDEALEILEAALADESDSVNIHGLWRSSNDVPEDIHSTQKIFAEWIAGKKIDWKTFYQGSNTRRIMVPNYQFREKVFGLKTT
- a CDS encoding non-ribosomal peptide synthetase → MTTIEQESPKLILTSVSEAFEYLQKNLMEELKLDEDELDELENDENLFTIGLDSIAMADLTARWKKELGIEVRSTDFLREPTLQSWAEFIFEQIDTQNDILASEDPIFNLYENDTESRHDQFKLSEIQNAYVVGRNTELPWGGISCYGYFEMNTTHLDTNALQLAVNDLVKRHEMLRIRIDNNGFQRILPTMNYHVTIYRLQENSDLEVHLKEIRNQMKSQIIPLDHPLFDLRVSEMEKGTWRIHFGMDFIASDALSLRLFWRDLSVLYSQRLKNDPYQKPLPEIKASYKDYLNYLELRKNTDRYHEDRNYWLNRLDTLSAPPRLPLKKQISAFGHTAEEFSHFEQTFTRKQWEKFCLHAAQKKLTPTAALMSLFSEVLSAWGAGSQFGLMLTVFERDPVHLDIDQVIGDFTHLSLLSINRLEKSLEENAIALQWQIQEDLEHTTYSAVEVVKELNRINPSAELFYPVVFTSALGLSKDGNDLGDPSLFGNVGYSSSQTPQVWLDAQVMTKNGDMIIAWDALNTIFPESLISKMFDAYANLIEKSIREISFWETTITDLRPQDQTDIQNLVNKTFHDNPDLRLHQQILEHAKNNPESTAIIYEGKTYSYRELIERANHISSLLQKQNVQKGARIVIQMKKSFDSVAVILGIVQYGASYIPMSHNNPEIRTIEIIQQSEAHGFITDQEFDIQSIQYESFFYVKHADIAWDFVDFKPNPISKDDVAYIIFTSGSTGKPKGVVITHEAAINTVLDVNRRFQVSSRDSVLGVSAYSFDLSVYDIFGVLGAGGKLIVPTEEERIDPIAWKSLIHQHQITVWNSVPALFNILLDSLSEQTQLPIQKVFLSGDWIPLSTFERMKKRMPQADLVSMGGATEASIWSNYYKVTEIKEGWTSIPYGFPLSNQAFYILDEFGKPCPEFVKGKLHIAGKGLAKGYWGREDLTQKTFYIHPSLHIRLYDTGDYGQYLEGGLIEFLGRKDDQLKINGYRIEIGEIQMAFQQCDPALDPVILSIGEKEAHKKLVAFVKSDEANFSESELKSKLANYLPPYFIPDAIIALASYPVTANGKIDRTQLVQIATERTSSQPEKTILKTEMQNRNTHPVLKVVRDVFNMPELTDQDQFNELGVSSMDIIRLANQLETQFLDRPTVGDMVRLSSAAELIDYYLDKNIQLDKLEDNPIHSVPPQYLLYSAEQMNYLNGLPLMDQLEERQRYKKSRIAQRKDLGANDRISLAETSKNETHSSWRKSYRNFLDRMVLFEEFKAYLNLCSAQLMDQRARFNYASSGGIYPVQIYITVFGNKVEHVKEGYYYFDPYQQELIFISDDHVIHPSQLNFNHEWLDQGAFAIHLVADMQAIYPVYQKESLRFSMLEAGFMAQLLEADGAQYQIGSCQLGGYDFEQIRKNLHLSEQHYYLHTLIAGPIDFQSEKAKMQAERDAFEWQKHTASLNILVSECEEKEIQLWVEDEKLKFRAPEGALTPDLLEKLKFQKTFLIPYLHSETFKLYQEKHGRFELTPIQSAFLMGRDHSFELGNVGSHYYSELKWPHLDVEKLEKTVNRIIGLHDALRTVIYEDGTQAVLPEQPYYKIKLSDERPENIRKERSHHKYPLGKWPMFHFEVSRPDTENTLLHLSVDLLLLDAWSADLLMREIIKAYQGHEIKKPSYTVKQYIADEKKWHLNHKHFIEKAEEYWLSKLNNIPSGPELPFSKPLSEIENPKFRRYTFAIQEKDIQTLNTRAGQYGLSATAVFATLFSKLLSLWSNGKALTLNMTLFNRLGLHPDVNEVMGDFTNVAFISYFPELKASFLQESTAIQEQIWQAVEHRAKNGLEVLRALNKNNPGKAVMPVVFTSLLSSESADMENNFFPEGVKEVFAVSQTPQVVIDHQIYRRGDEYLINWDVVEEAFDLHQPEKIMALYEQWIHQIISAERWDFQLDTNSFKTIF